Sequence from the Pseudocalidococcus azoricus BACA0444 genome:
TTCTTTGCGGCGGTCTGTTTACTCTGTGGTGGTATCCTCTTTTTCCAAGGCTGGCGACTGGATCCAATTCTCTTTTTTGGCCAGGTACTCTTGACGGGGTCTGCTGTTTTCTTTGCCATTGAGAGTATTCGCCTCCGCCGGATTGCTACGGAACAGGCCCGCCGGAATACTCCCGTTGTGGATGAAGATCGTCCCGTCAGTCGCACCTATACCTATCGGGCCGAGCTAGAAGAATTAGAACCCTATGAGGAAGATTTGCCCCCAGTCCGGCGGATTCGAGGCAGTCGGGATGTGAGTCGGGAGCGTTATGAAGATGCTTGGGAGGATGATGTAACCCCAGCAGGCCGTTTACCCTCTCGGCGTGGCAACTCTCCTGAACCTCCAGAACGACCGATTCGGCCAGAGCGTCCGCCAACTCGCCCTACCCGGCCCGCCAATCGCCGCCCCAGTCGCCCCGCGGTTGAGGATGATGCTCCATCTGATGCTTATCGGGAACCCCCAGCCCCCTCTCGCTATGAGGATACGCCCCCTGCCCGTCCCCGCCCGGCTGCCAGTCGCCCCAGTTCTGCTCCGGAAACCTCAGAACCCCGCAGTCGCAAAGTTGGCCCCCGCCGCCGCCCCCGTCCTCGTCCTGAATTAAACGATGATCAACCCATTGACACGGACTACCAGCCCTTGGATCGGCCCAGTTACTCCGCCGATTCTGGGGATTTAGACAACTCCGGCAACTTTGATCGCTAGGAAGAAAGACCTGCCTTTAGACTGCGCCCCGTTCTAAGGCCAGTTGGACAAGCTGATGGACAAGATCGGGAAATGCCAGGCCAGTCTTCTCCCAAAGTTGCGGATACATACTTAAGGCGGTAAAACCAGGTAGGGTATTCACTTCATTGATCAAAATTTCCCCTGTTTTTTCCACATAAAAAAAGTCCAAGCGGGCGAGTCCAGCGGCCCCAATGGCATTAAAGGCTGTGATGGACATGGCTTGAATTTTTTCGATAACCTCGGTGGGTAAATCAGCGGGAATGATTAAATTGGCGCGCCCATCGGTATATTTGGTTTCGTAATCGTAAAATTCGCTGGTGTAGGTAATTTCGCCAATCACCGAGGCCTGGGGGCGATCATTCCCTAGAACCGCACATTCAACTTCCCGGGCAACCACTCCAGCCTCAACAATAATCCGGGTGTCGTAACTGGCAGCGTTGTCGAGGGCGGTGGTGAGTTGGTCGCGAGTTTTAACTTTAGCAATCCCCACAGAGGAGCCAAGATTAGCTGGTTTGACAAAGCAGGGATAACCAAGAGTTGACTCAATGTGATCGCAAAGATGGCTATAGACACAGGGG
This genomic interval carries:
- a CDS encoding Ycf66 family protein, encoding MFYPVIGQIVNVGLGPAGILGIGLAVGGAVLYFLRSVRPELARDHDIFFAAVCLLCGGILFFQGWRLDPILFFGQVLLTGSAVFFAIESIRLRRIATEQARRNTPVVDEDRPVSRTYTYRAELEELEPYEEDLPPVRRIRGSRDVSRERYEDAWEDDVTPAGRLPSRRGNSPEPPERPIRPERPPTRPTRPANRRPSRPAVEDDAPSDAYREPPAPSRYEDTPPARPRPAASRPSSAPETSEPRSRKVGPRRRPRPRPELNDDQPIDTDYQPLDRPSYSADSGDLDNSGNFDR
- a CDS encoding D-alanine--D-alanine ligase family protein; this encodes MSRIKVGLVFGGRSGEHEVSIISAQAIAKGLTTPANPDRYELIPFYIDKNGAWLGAEIAASILKTGQPHPPSETPPPNFWNFPPQASEVDVWFPILHGPNGEDGTVQGLFKLVQKPWVGSGVAASAVGMDKILMKAVFAAAGLEQVAYLPVNRSQIWSDPCVYSHLCDHIESTLGYPCFVKPANLGSSVGIAKVKTRDQLTTALDNAASYDTRIIVEAGVVAREVECAVLGNDRPQASVIGEITYTSEFYDYETKYTDGRANLIIPADLPTEVIEKIQAMSITAFNAIGAAGLARLDFFYVEKTGEILINEVNTLPGFTALSMYPQLWEKTGLAFPDLVHQLVQLALERGAV